A single genomic interval of Brevibacillus brevis harbors:
- a CDS encoding YugN-like family protein — protein MKQINSSLPGTRATFGYFREALQPHFTLSNWDYEQGYFDRALDDKNTVFLRLPVKVLQGELDSPDAWLELGRPFVIRHVYQTGVEEDIGYTEALASGLMNQFQEPVDKDAQIDSRWIRKAEAVVKELENRLA, from the coding sequence ATGAAACAAATAAACAGCAGCTTGCCAGGCACGCGGGCGACATTCGGTTATTTTCGTGAAGCACTTCAGCCGCATTTTACATTATCCAACTGGGATTATGAGCAAGGGTATTTTGACCGGGCGCTGGATGACAAGAACACGGTCTTTTTGCGCTTGCCTGTAAAAGTCTTGCAAGGCGAGCTCGACAGCCCGGATGCCTGGCTGGAACTCGGGCGGCCGTTTGTGATCCGGCATGTGTACCAGACTGGGGTAGAAGAAGATATCGGCTACACGGAGGCACTCGCTTCGGGCTTGATGAATCAGTTTCAGGAGCCGGTAGACAAGGACGCACAGATTGATTCGAGATGGATTCGAAAAGCAGAGGCGGTTGTCAAAGAGCTGGAGAATCGCCTCGCGTGA
- a CDS encoding NUDIX domain-containing protein, which produces MAWYHAVAKWYWKIRKPLTLGVRVIVTDEEKGVLLIRHTYVHGWYLPGGGVERGESFGDAARRELWEECGIRAVELTLCHLFYSEREGKRDHIALYHVDLTPGQDLHKDDKEVAEMRFFAWDELPREISPATERRLSQFRKQSFQSDRW; this is translated from the coding sequence ATGGCCTGGTACCATGCAGTGGCGAAATGGTATTGGAAAATCCGCAAACCTCTTACCTTGGGTGTCCGTGTCATTGTAACGGATGAAGAAAAGGGAGTCTTGTTAATTCGGCATACGTATGTCCATGGCTGGTATTTGCCGGGAGGAGGAGTAGAGCGAGGAGAGTCGTTTGGGGATGCTGCTCGCAGGGAGCTGTGGGAGGAGTGCGGAATACGAGCGGTCGAACTTACCCTCTGCCATCTTTTTTATAGTGAGCGGGAAGGGAAACGAGACCACATTGCCTTGTATCATGTCGACCTCACACCTGGCCAAGATTTGCATAAGGATGACAAGGAAGTAGCGGAAATGCGTTTTTTTGCTTGGGATGAGCTTCCGCGGGAAATATCACCAGCTACAGAGAGGCGCTTATCTCAATTTCGCAAGCAGTCTTTTCAGAGTGACCGCTGGTGA
- a CDS encoding NAD kinase → MKIATVLRNDDFTREVEQALKEKLHAANSPFTFVKGPGEQPDMVLSIGGDGTLLEAVHQYGIEPSYVGIHTGHLGFYADWRPEELDEFVERLMNDEPLIAEYPTVQCRISTRDGKQYEKWALNEMVLRNANLSTLVSCVYINGDELETFRGDGLIVSSPSGSTAYNKAVDGAIVHPSIEAIQLSEIASINNQAYRTINSSLVLPKHHEVELIVMNPEIMIGLDREQAVWRDVCSIRCRVGPDKVKFARYKRLTFWGRVRNSFISG, encoded by the coding sequence ATGAAGATTGCGACTGTACTGCGAAATGACGATTTTACACGAGAAGTGGAACAAGCATTAAAAGAAAAGCTCCATGCAGCCAATAGCCCATTTACCTTTGTGAAGGGACCAGGTGAGCAGCCGGATATGGTGTTGTCCATCGGGGGAGACGGGACACTTTTGGAGGCCGTCCATCAATACGGAATCGAGCCGTCTTATGTGGGGATTCATACGGGACATCTCGGCTTCTATGCGGACTGGCGGCCTGAGGAGCTGGACGAATTCGTTGAACGTCTGATGAACGATGAGCCTCTGATCGCGGAATACCCGACGGTCCAATGCCGGATTAGTACAAGAGATGGAAAGCAGTATGAAAAGTGGGCGTTGAATGAAATGGTTTTGCGTAACGCGAATTTGTCTACCTTGGTGTCGTGCGTCTATATAAACGGCGATGAGCTGGAGACGTTTCGCGGTGACGGCTTGATCGTTTCATCACCTTCAGGAAGTACAGCCTACAACAAGGCCGTGGACGGAGCGATTGTTCATCCGTCTATTGAGGCGATTCAGTTGTCCGAGATCGCTTCGATCAATAACCAGGCGTATCGGACGATCAACAGCTCGCTCGTATTGCCGAAGCATCATGAAGTAGAGCTGATCGTCATGAATCCTGAGATTATGATCGGCTTGGATCGTGAGCAGGCTGTATGGAGAGATGTGTGTTCCATTCGTTGCCGAGTGGGACCTGACAAAGTGAAATTCGCTCGCTACAAGCGACTGACGTTTTGGGGGCGGGTTCGTAATTCGTTTATATCCGGATAG
- a CDS encoding MOSC domain-containing protein, with protein MKKVGTLQTIFRHPVKGMRGEELSSSTVDEFGLYGDRAYYFWDHARQGKYLSADVVPALIGYHASMSEGTGKEAYPPIRIEARDGSVHTWDDALFAHVAETAKRSITPMISSPQEGGVNWEDHILLVTDASLREIARQIGAEQIDPRRFRGNLVVVLEDDEPFAEDKWIGKQIKINDVTLQVNKHCERCVYVNIDPDTLAMTPAVLKACVKRHNNHFGVYASVVTTGSVSQGDDVFLVEMGSDGE; from the coding sequence ATGAAAAAAGTAGGAACACTGCAGACCATTTTCCGTCATCCTGTCAAAGGGATGCGGGGGGAAGAGCTATCATCAAGTACGGTCGATGAATTTGGCTTGTATGGAGACCGTGCCTATTATTTTTGGGATCATGCCCGTCAAGGTAAGTATCTCAGTGCGGATGTTGTGCCTGCTCTTATCGGGTATCACGCCAGCATGAGCGAAGGGACAGGAAAAGAAGCGTATCCGCCGATTCGGATTGAAGCCCGAGATGGCAGTGTACATACGTGGGATGATGCTTTATTTGCCCATGTCGCAGAGACGGCGAAGCGCTCCATTACGCCTATGATTAGTAGTCCGCAAGAAGGTGGCGTGAACTGGGAAGACCACATTCTGCTGGTTACGGATGCCTCTCTTAGAGAGATCGCACGGCAGATTGGCGCAGAACAGATAGATCCACGACGTTTTCGGGGGAATTTGGTCGTGGTCCTGGAGGATGATGAGCCGTTTGCGGAAGACAAATGGATCGGCAAACAGATCAAAATCAATGATGTGACCTTGCAAGTCAACAAGCACTGTGAGCGCTGTGTATATGTCAATATCGACCCAGATACGTTGGCGATGACTCCTGCCGTATTGAAGGCATGCGTCAAGCGTCACAATAATCACTTCGGTGTATATGCTTCGGTTGTCACGACAGGCAGTGTGTCACAAGGCGATGATGTTTTTTTAGTGGAGATGGGAAGTGACGGGGAATGA
- a CDS encoding YbaK/EbsC family protein, with amino-acid sequence MIASPLEKVRSYVQRYDSSIEPILFEQPLPTSEVAAQALGVEIGQIAKSILFRVDEQFALFVAAGDVRVHPKQVKAAFGQGKPKMATPEEVEKMTGFRVGAVCPFALQEEVPVYVDRSLKRFAVVYTAAGIAESLLPVSYEALLEMTGAKEIDAASAEGSAS; translated from the coding sequence ATGATTGCAAGCCCTCTGGAAAAGGTTCGCAGTTACGTACAACGCTATGACTCGAGCATCGAGCCGATATTGTTTGAACAGCCCTTACCTACGTCCGAAGTGGCTGCGCAGGCATTAGGTGTCGAGATTGGCCAAATTGCAAAGTCAATTTTGTTTCGGGTAGATGAGCAGTTCGCCTTGTTCGTGGCAGCAGGCGACGTACGTGTCCATCCCAAGCAAGTGAAGGCAGCTTTTGGCCAAGGAAAGCCAAAGATGGCTACACCGGAAGAGGTAGAAAAAATGACAGGCTTTCGTGTTGGAGCGGTTTGTCCGTTTGCTTTACAGGAAGAAGTGCCTGTCTATGTGGATCGGTCCTTGAAACGCTTTGCTGTGGTTTATACAGCGGCTGGCATCGCTGAATCGCTTTTACCGGTATCTTATGAAGCCTTGTTGGAGATGACAGGGGCGAAAGAAATCGATGCCGCTTCGGCAGAAGGGAGCGCATCATGA
- a CDS encoding MDR family MFS transporter: MQWLKWDLNLKTRLIGETLFNLLFWMYFPFLTLHFSDTFGKNVAGLLMTVPPIMSMIGNLFGGYLADRFGRRYVMLSGAFLQASMFVLFAFSLSSWIDYLAFIGIGLGKAIYSPASSAMVADLTSEKDRRRTFATFVTAMNIGAVLGPALGAIFFFQYRSELLWTCALVTFLYSIAIWINVRETLPPTVKSSVASIHFPSVMKEQWQSYAVILRDKAFAIYIFAGMLITIAIVQLDLFLAVYVKEFVPAQTLLSWNTWSLSLSSTEIFGWMLGISGLLFVLCALPVTKWFENWSDRNVFLLSSLLFGIGMFLVGFTTNAWLLFGCVVIFTVGEVMRTPVEQSFVSKYAPEHARGQYMGAANLQYSLGRFLAPVTVILSEWIMPIGVFGFILLCSLLSAFLYGRLFQIVLKRESSPCS; encoded by the coding sequence GTGCAATGGCTGAAGTGGGATCTGAATTTGAAGACCCGATTGATCGGCGAGACGCTTTTTAACCTGTTGTTTTGGATGTACTTTCCCTTTCTTACCCTCCACTTTAGTGATACCTTTGGCAAAAATGTTGCCGGGTTACTCATGACAGTGCCACCGATTATGAGTATGATCGGCAATCTTTTTGGCGGCTATCTAGCTGATCGCTTTGGTCGTCGATACGTCATGCTTTCAGGAGCATTTTTGCAGGCAAGCATGTTTGTTCTGTTTGCCTTCTCCCTCTCCTCTTGGATCGATTATCTTGCGTTTATTGGAATCGGGCTCGGCAAAGCGATATACAGCCCGGCGAGCTCTGCGATGGTCGCTGATCTCACCTCCGAAAAAGACAGACGCAGAACCTTCGCTACCTTCGTTACAGCTATGAACATTGGCGCCGTATTGGGACCCGCCTTGGGGGCCATCTTTTTCTTTCAATACCGCAGTGAACTGCTGTGGACTTGTGCGCTTGTCACTTTTTTGTATTCGATTGCGATCTGGATTAATGTGAGAGAGACACTGCCACCGACCGTAAAAAGCTCTGTCGCCTCTATCCATTTCCCTTCCGTTATGAAGGAGCAATGGCAGAGCTATGCTGTCATTCTACGCGACAAAGCTTTTGCCATCTATATTTTCGCAGGCATGCTGATAACGATTGCAATCGTGCAGCTCGATTTATTTTTGGCAGTCTATGTAAAGGAATTCGTTCCAGCGCAGACACTGCTTTCGTGGAATACCTGGTCACTCTCGCTTAGCAGTACGGAGATTTTCGGATGGATGCTGGGAATCAGCGGCCTTCTGTTTGTTCTGTGTGCCCTGCCTGTTACCAAATGGTTTGAGAACTGGAGCGATCGGAATGTCTTCCTCTTGTCCTCCTTGCTATTTGGCATAGGCATGTTTTTGGTGGGATTCACGACGAATGCATGGCTGTTGTTCGGATGCGTGGTCATTTTTACAGTAGGGGAAGTGATGCGAACTCCGGTCGAGCAGAGCTTCGTCAGCAAATACGCACCAGAACATGCACGAGGACAGTACATGGGTGCCGCTAACCTGCAGTACTCGCTCGGCCGCTTCCTCGCTCCCGTGACCGTCATTCTTTCGGAGTGGATCATGCCGATTGGCGTTTTTGGGTTTATCTTGTTATGCTCCCTCTTAAGTGCCTTTCTTTATGGGAGGCTATTCCAAATCGTTTTGAAACGCGAGTCCTCTCCTTGCAGCTAA
- a CDS encoding GNAT family N-acetyltransferase has translation MLQIRDAVLGDLPTMLAIYNYAVENLVATFDLEPQTLAQREVWFHKHGGKHPIIVAEYEGKVIGYCSLSVFREKPAYQKSTELSIYIAPDQSGKGVGTALMSAILERAKQLEYHTIVSGIVGGNDASVKLHEKFGFSLAGKFQEVGFKFGEWHDVHFYQWMVK, from the coding sequence ATGTTACAGATCAGAGACGCAGTTCTGGGTGACCTGCCCACTATGCTCGCTATTTACAACTACGCGGTGGAAAACCTTGTTGCAACATTTGACTTGGAGCCACAGACCTTGGCCCAGCGTGAAGTGTGGTTTCACAAGCACGGTGGCAAACATCCGATCATCGTCGCCGAATACGAAGGGAAAGTGATCGGATATTGCAGTCTGTCCGTTTTCCGTGAGAAGCCCGCCTATCAAAAATCTACGGAACTGTCTATTTATATCGCCCCTGATCAAAGCGGGAAAGGTGTCGGCACTGCCTTGATGAGTGCGATTCTGGAGCGCGCCAAACAACTCGAATACCACACGATCGTGAGCGGAATCGTAGGTGGCAATGATGCCAGTGTGAAGCTGCACGAGAAATTCGGCTTTTCCTTGGCAGGGAAGTTTCAAGAGGTGGGATTTAAATTCGGAGAGTGGCACGATGTTCATTTTTATCAATGGATGGTCAAGTAA
- a CDS encoding exonuclease domain-containing protein — translation MAKWDLFDRIWHMSQALPDITDDKQHIAYLRSISKANKPVDSSADIPLHDLEVVVVDLETTGFYPDHGDAIISMGAVAMRGEHLLLGDSFYTLVNPGRAIPPHIRSLTGITDDMVADAPPLLEALSRFFQFVGDRPLVAHHSRHEREFLRSGLWKTSRRPLTHRMLDTMLLIRLLSNPIGNGSLDALCTAHDIPISRRHHAYCDAVAAGALWAKYLVKAQSQGFTNLRQVYEAVR, via the coding sequence GTGGCAAAATGGGATTTATTTGATCGTATTTGGCATATGAGTCAGGCTCTTCCAGATATAACAGATGACAAACAGCACATCGCCTATTTGCGCTCCATCTCCAAAGCGAATAAACCAGTCGATTCCAGTGCCGATATTCCTCTGCACGATCTAGAGGTTGTCGTCGTCGATCTGGAAACGACCGGTTTTTATCCCGATCACGGAGACGCGATTATCTCGATGGGAGCCGTCGCCATGAGAGGAGAGCACCTCCTCCTTGGTGATTCTTTTTATACGCTGGTCAATCCCGGGCGGGCGATTCCTCCACACATCCGCTCTCTCACAGGGATTACCGATGATATGGTTGCCGATGCCCCGCCGCTATTAGAAGCTTTGTCCCGTTTTTTTCAATTCGTCGGAGATCGTCCGCTCGTCGCCCATCATTCTCGCCATGAGCGTGAATTTTTACGATCTGGGCTTTGGAAAACGAGCCGACGTCCGCTTACGCACCGCATGCTGGATACGATGCTGCTCATCCGATTGTTGAGTAATCCCATTGGCAACGGCTCGCTGGACGCACTCTGTACGGCACACGACATCCCGATCTCACGCAGGCATCACGCTTACTGTGACGCTGTTGCCGCTGGTGCTCTCTGGGCGAAGTATTTGGTAAAAGCACAATCCCAAGGCTTTACAAATCTGCGGCAGGTTTACGAGGCCGTACGCTAG
- a CDS encoding DUF294 nucleotidyltransferase-like domain-containing protein, producing the protein MRRELLNPSVLRPLNRAGELAPFSIVVNLIHDNLIRQGVLLAVNDLAKRGLGTPPVPFAFLQFGSGGRSEQALISDQDNGLVYQLPDHLGEQDTEKIHGYFQLLGATIVAGLEVAGYPPCQGNVTCLSPKWRGSTEQWLDQIDRWVSHPIWENARYLLLASDVRVLWGESAIFTPVHDRFRQLLAGNGFLLNRLVSNTLHYRVPLGIFGRVLPEVHGRFRGAINVKYGIYLPLVNCVRHFALAHGIFASSTLERLDLLGEKGVWSKSFCDEVAAYFRQIQGLRLIAPLHWEDGQYTSNSYIKLGELSPDTQVMVRQSMKLAIRLQKMTEKLPSVFGG; encoded by the coding sequence TTGCGACGAGAATTGCTGAATCCCTCTGTCTTGCGTCCATTGAATCGCGCAGGGGAATTGGCCCCCTTTTCGATCGTCGTCAATCTGATTCACGACAATCTCATCCGACAAGGGGTGCTCCTCGCAGTGAACGACCTTGCCAAAAGGGGCTTGGGTACCCCTCCCGTCCCCTTTGCCTTTTTGCAATTCGGCAGTGGTGGCCGGTCAGAGCAAGCACTCATCAGCGATCAGGATAACGGCCTCGTCTATCAACTGCCAGATCATCTGGGCGAACAGGACACAGAAAAGATACATGGCTACTTTCAGTTGCTGGGAGCGACGATCGTTGCTGGCTTGGAGGTAGCCGGCTATCCTCCCTGCCAAGGGAATGTCACTTGCCTCTCTCCAAAATGGCGAGGCAGCACCGAACAATGGCTGGACCAAATAGACAGATGGGTCTCTCACCCCATCTGGGAAAACGCTCGTTATTTACTGCTCGCAAGTGATGTGCGTGTCTTATGGGGCGAATCTGCCATTTTTACTCCCGTCCATGACCGCTTCCGTCAATTGCTTGCAGGGAATGGCTTCTTGCTAAATCGACTGGTGAGCAATACTTTGCATTATCGGGTGCCACTCGGAATATTCGGCAGAGTTTTACCTGAGGTCCATGGACGCTTCCGCGGCGCCATCAATGTGAAGTACGGCATTTATTTGCCACTGGTGAATTGCGTACGGCATTTTGCCCTGGCGCATGGCATCTTTGCCAGCTCTACCTTGGAACGATTGGATCTACTCGGCGAAAAAGGAGTCTGGAGCAAAAGCTTCTGTGACGAGGTAGCCGCGTACTTCCGACAAATTCAAGGTCTGCGACTGATTGCTCCCCTCCATTGGGAAGATGGGCAATACACGAGCAATAGCTATATCAAACTAGGGGAGCTTTCTCCTGACACCCAAGTGATGGTGCGACAGTCAATGAAGCTAGCGATCCGCCTGCAAAAAATGACAGAAAAGCTCCCGTCCGTTTTTGGGGGATAG
- a CDS encoding ammonium transporter, which yields MEPTVASLSSAIDATWVMVSAILVILMQVGFALLEAGSTRMKNAGHVAGKTVLTFGICSIVFWAFGFGLTFGDGNSFIGLSGFFFDGMQKDAFSAFSAATVPISILFLFQLAFAAVSLAIAWGGFAERAKLSIYFIFSVLFTVLIYPVVGHWVWGGGWLAQLGMQDFAGSTVVHLQGAIVALVATILLKPRIGKYNRDGSSNLIPGHNQVYSVLGVLFLWIGWFGFNAGSTLGSTSGFFGYIAVTTNLATAAGAVAALAISWIVMGKADIPSMLNGVLAALVAITASCAFVDPWAAVVIGAVSGILTFYTSIWFDRMGIDDPVFAFSVHGVAGIWGTLSTGLFATPELAEKVGVGGPGLFYGGGLHQLGIQALGLAGSALYVFLVAFIILYVLKVTIGLRVTEEEEVVGLDLSEHGGYGYPELLQPERVRPAASTQSSTSHSLT from the coding sequence ATGGAACCTACTGTCGCAAGTCTCTCATCTGCCATTGACGCCACATGGGTCATGGTCTCAGCCATTCTGGTTATTCTCATGCAGGTTGGATTCGCCCTGCTGGAAGCTGGTTCTACTCGCATGAAAAACGCTGGTCACGTCGCAGGCAAAACGGTCCTTACCTTTGGCATCTGCTCGATTGTCTTTTGGGCGTTTGGCTTTGGTCTGACGTTTGGAGACGGCAACTCTTTCATCGGACTTTCCGGATTCTTTTTTGACGGCATGCAAAAAGACGCTTTCTCCGCTTTTTCCGCAGCAACTGTTCCTATCTCGATTCTCTTCCTCTTTCAGCTCGCTTTTGCGGCCGTTTCACTCGCGATCGCCTGGGGCGGTTTTGCTGAACGCGCCAAGCTGTCTATTTATTTTATTTTCAGCGTACTGTTTACTGTCCTCATCTATCCTGTCGTCGGTCACTGGGTATGGGGCGGCGGTTGGTTGGCACAGCTCGGAATGCAAGACTTCGCTGGTTCTACGGTTGTCCATCTCCAAGGTGCCATCGTCGCACTCGTCGCCACTATCCTTTTGAAGCCTCGCATCGGAAAATACAATCGCGACGGCAGCTCCAATCTGATTCCTGGTCACAACCAAGTCTACTCTGTCTTAGGTGTCCTGTTTCTTTGGATCGGCTGGTTCGGCTTTAACGCCGGTTCCACGCTCGGTAGCACATCTGGATTTTTCGGCTATATCGCCGTCACTACCAATCTCGCTACCGCAGCAGGAGCTGTCGCCGCTCTCGCCATCTCCTGGATCGTCATGGGAAAAGCAGATATCCCAAGCATGCTCAACGGCGTACTCGCTGCTCTCGTCGCGATTACAGCATCCTGCGCCTTCGTCGATCCGTGGGCAGCTGTCGTGATCGGCGCGGTGTCAGGTATTCTCACATTCTATACATCCATTTGGTTTGACCGCATGGGAATTGATGATCCTGTCTTCGCTTTTTCCGTGCATGGGGTGGCTGGTATTTGGGGAACGTTGTCCACGGGTTTATTCGCTACTCCGGAGCTTGCCGAAAAGGTCGGCGTAGGCGGTCCTGGGCTGTTTTATGGCGGCGGCCTGCACCAGTTAGGGATTCAAGCGTTGGGCTTGGCTGGCTCCGCGCTCTACGTCTTCTTAGTAGCCTTCATCATTTTGTATGTGTTAAAAGTAACCATTGGCCTGCGAGTCACAGAAGAGGAAGAGGTGGTTGGTCTTGACCTTAGCGAACACGGGGGATACGGCTATCCCGAACTACTCCAGCCTGAACGCGTACGACCGGCTGCATCTACTCAAAGCAGCACCTCTCACTCTCTCACCTGA